The proteins below are encoded in one region of Strix aluco isolate bStrAlu1 chromosome 8, bStrAlu1.hap1, whole genome shotgun sequence:
- the SERPINC1 gene encoding antithrombin-III, which produces MHLLVVCLFSVWGLAAPEHYVVEDVCTAKPRDIPVNPICIYRNPEKKPQEGEGQEPGKGKLPESTNPRVWELSKANSRFAVVFYKYLADSKDNGENIFMSPLSISTAFAMTKLGACGSTLQQLMEVFRFDTISEKTSDQIHFFFAKLNCRLYKKANKSSELVSANRLFGEKSLVFNETYQNISEIVYGAKLWPLNFKEKPEFSRKIINEWVANKTEKRITEVIPENGIDDLTVLVLVNTIYFKGHWKSQFPAPNTKLDLFHKAKGESCKVPIMYQESKFHHVSVHEDKVQVLELPYKGDDITMVLVLPHAGTPLVEVERHLTPEKLQEWIDSMTEVSLSVYLPRFRIEDSFSVKEKLRKMGLEDLFSPENARLPGIIAEGRTDLYVSEAFHKAFLEVNEEGSEASAATAVTVSGRSFPMNRIIFNANRPFLLFIREAALNTIIFMGRIADPCS; this is translated from the exons ATGCATCTTCTTGTGGTGTGTCTCTTCAGTGTCTGGGGTCTGGCTGCCCCCGAGCACTACGTCGTGGAAGATGTCTGCACTGCAAAGCCACGTGATATCCCAGTGAATCCCATCTGCATCTATCGCAACCCCGAGAAGAAGCCCCAGGAGGGCGAGGGGCAAGAGCCAGGGAAGGGCAAGCTCCCGGAGTCTACTAACCCCCGGGTCTGGGAGCTGTCGAAGGCCAACTCGCGCTTTGCTGTTGTCTTCTACAAGTACCTGGCCGACTCCAaggacaatggggaaaacatctTCATGTCTCCCCTCAGCATTTCTACAGCCTTTGCCATGACCAAGCTCGGAGCTTGTGGTAGCACCCTCCAGCAGCTCATGGAG GTCTTTCGATTTGACACCATTTCGGAGAAGACATCTGATCAGATCCACTTCTTCTTTGCCAAGCTGAACTGCCGGCTTTACAAGAAAGCTAACAAATCCTCAGAGCTGGTGTCAGCCAACCGCCTCTTCGGGGAGAAATCTTTGGTCTTTAATGAGACTTACCAAAATATTAGTGAAATAGTTtatggagcaaaactctggcccTTGAACTTCAAA GAGAAGCCAGAATTTTCCAGGAAGATCATTAATGAGTGGGTGGCTAATAAGACAGAGAAGCGCATTACAGAAGTGATCCCAGAAAATGGTATCGATGATCTCACTGTCTTGGTCCTGGTCAACACCATTTATTTTAAG GGGCACTGGAAATCACAGTTCCCAGCTCCAAACACAAAACTGGATTTATTTCATAAAGCCAAGGGCGAGTCCTGCAAAGTCCCAATTATGTACCAAGAGTCCAAATTCCACCACGTGTCCGTCCACGAGGACAAAGtccaggtgctggagctgccTTACAAAGGGGATGATATCACAATGGTGCTGGTCCTGCCCCATGCTGGGACGCCACTGGTGGAGGTGGAGCGACACCTGACACCGGAGAAGCTGCAGGAGTGGATAGACTCCATGACGGAGGTGTCTCTCTCCGTCTACCTGCCCCGCTTCCGCATTGAGGACAGCTTCAGTGTcaaggagaagctgagaaaaaTGGGCCTGGAAGACCTCTTCAGTCCAGAAAATGCCAGACTCCCAG GTATCATTGCAGAGGGCCGTACAGACCTGTACGTATCTGAGGCTTTCCACAAAGCTTTCCTCGAG GTGAATGAAGAAGGCAGCGAGGCATCAGCTGCTACGGCTGTCACCGTCTCTGGCCGTTCTTTCCCCATGAACAGAATAATCTTCAATGCCAACAGGCCCTTCCTGCTTTTCATACGGGAAGCCGCCCTCAACACCATTATCTTCATGGGCAGAATAGCTGATCCTTGCTCCTAA